From Pseudoalteromonas viridis, the proteins below share one genomic window:
- a CDS encoding DUF4178 domain-containing protein gives MFGFFKSKKAPERQLNHARDLRVGDMLSVIDSFAYPDWLKGQTLKVVAVQTYQYQRSAEYEFVLESESGKVVFLQIEQDDGEEFANFSVKIQRDDVDAIFTLDEFARIFDEESLTQIETQAKPAEFERFLGQSYQQSEAPYVAYYHEQDYRGRTLPRYQDESGEVCEVIELVSPDEKHSINIEVWDGGETEVSLTLTRPLSDIVDLFPGAGS, from the coding sequence ATGTTTGGTTTTTTTAAATCTAAGAAAGCGCCAGAGCGCCAGCTCAATCATGCCCGTGATTTACGCGTAGGTGATATGCTGAGTGTGATTGATTCGTTTGCTTATCCAGACTGGTTAAAAGGTCAGACCCTGAAAGTGGTCGCGGTGCAAACCTATCAATACCAGCGCAGTGCTGAATATGAATTTGTGCTGGAGTCTGAATCGGGCAAGGTGGTGTTTTTACAGATTGAGCAGGACGACGGCGAAGAGTTTGCGAACTTCTCAGTGAAAATTCAGCGCGATGATGTGGACGCCATTTTTACCCTGGACGAGTTTGCCCGGATCTTCGATGAAGAATCCCTGACCCAGATTGAAACACAGGCAAAGCCTGCTGAGTTCGAGCGCTTTTTGGGGCAGAGTTACCAGCAAAGTGAAGCGCCGTATGTTGCTTATTACCATGAGCAGGATTACCGCGGACGCACATTACCGCGATATCAGGATGAAAGCGGGGAAGTGTGCGAGGTGATTGAGCTGGTTTCACCCGATGAAAAGCACAGTATTAATATTGAAGTCTGGGACGGCGGAGAGACGGAAGTGTCTTTAA
- a CDS encoding PspA/IM30 family protein, with the protein MSILKKLFTAVRGGAREVGESIVDANGIRIFEQEIADAKNALAKAKKSLTEVMAKEMQTKRKLAALDESIAEHEEYAGQALQQGNEALAVEIAEKIGEFETEKEEHQQVLNGFTKHVILLKQQVKDAEKSIKENQRQLTMVKTTESVQKATMAVNSTLNTNESSMVNARQSLERIKQRQLDRQDQLAAAKELEAAESGADLKAKMAEAGIGTTQKSNDILDRIKAKQAK; encoded by the coding sequence ATGAGTATTTTAAAAAAATTATTTACTGCTGTGCGTGGCGGTGCCCGTGAAGTGGGTGAGTCGATTGTTGATGCCAATGGCATCCGTATTTTTGAGCAGGAAATTGCCGACGCAAAAAATGCCCTGGCGAAAGCGAAAAAGAGCCTGACTGAAGTGATGGCGAAAGAAATGCAAACCAAACGCAAACTGGCAGCACTGGACGAGAGCATTGCCGAGCATGAAGAGTATGCAGGTCAGGCATTGCAACAGGGCAACGAAGCGCTGGCGGTTGAAATTGCGGAAAAAATTGGTGAGTTCGAAACTGAGAAAGAAGAGCATCAGCAAGTGCTTAACGGCTTTACCAAGCACGTTATTTTGCTTAAGCAGCAAGTGAAAGACGCTGAAAAGTCGATTAAAGAAAATCAGCGTCAACTGACCATGGTGAAAACCACCGAAAGCGTGCAAAAGGCCACAATGGCGGTTAACAGTACACTGAACACTAACGAATCGTCTATGGTCAACGCACGTCAGTCACTGGAGCGCATTAAGCAGCGTCAGCTGGACAGACAAGACCAGCTGGCTGCCGCCAAAGAGCTGGAAGCGGCTGAAAGCGGTGCCGATCTGAAAGCAAAAATGGCTGAAGCGGGCATTGGTACAACGCAAAAGAGCAATGACATTCTGGATCGCATTAAGGCAAAACAAGCTAAATAA